The Theileria parva strain Muguga chromosome 1, complete sequence, whole genome shotgun sequence DNA window ATATTCTGATGTCATCGTCCTAATCAATGTTAGAGTGAATTAAAcgattaatttttataaagaTTAAATAATACCTTGACGAAGTTTATGGCCACTCCTTTTCTGCCATATCTACCAGAACGGCCAATCCTATGAATATAACTCTCACGACTATTCGGTAAGTCATAATTTACCACAAGTGATACCTATAGATGTATTTGTTCATATGtaattgtattatatgtactatataaccaatagttaaataatacttGTTGGACGTCTAAACCTCTTCCCCAGAGGTCAGTTGAGATAAGAACTCTTGATTCACCTTTTCTGAATCTTTGCATGATATCGTTTCTTTCCTTCTGGGACATTTCTCCGTGCATTTTGCACACTTCGAAGTTACCGTCCTTCATCTTCTTCGCAAGCCAGTCAACCTTCTCTTTAGTGTTACAGAATATGACAGCCTGGGTTATTATCAATGACTCGTAGAGATCACAGAGAGTGTCGAACTTCCACTGCTCCTTCTCTACTGAGATGAAAAACTGTTTAATACCCTCCAGGGTTAGTTCATCACGCTTCACCAGGACCTTGAATGGATTATTCATGAACTTGTTAGTGATCTCAATCACGTCATGAGGTAGCGTTGCTGATACTAGTACCACCTGAATGGTAGGGGGCAGGTATCTATACACTGAGTACACCTGTTCCTTAAAACCCCTATTCAACATCTCATCAGCCTCATCCAGAATCAGCTGTTTAATGTTACGGGTGTTCAGGTGACGATCGGTTATCATGTGATTTACCCTTCCTGGTGTTCCTGAAACTATTTGAACCCCGGATTCCAAGGCCTTTATATCATCGCTCACTTTCTTTCCTCCAATACAACAATGGACCTAAACCCATATAAAATTccaattttatagttttactaattataattaaattaataattgttaaaaatcaGTTAAAAACTTACTTCTATATTGCAATAGTCACCAAGAGCTAAACAAACTTTCTGGGATTGTTCAGCCAGTTCCCTAGTTGGAG harbors:
- the eif4a3 gene encoding DEAD/DEAH box helicase; this translates as MANDLNGDSSYEISEDYPLVESFEDLGLKEEILKGIFAYGFDKPSAVQQRAIKPILEGRDVIIQSQSGTGKTCVFCLGALQTVNSNVRETQVLLLSPTRELAEQSQKVCLALGDYCNIEVHCCIGGKKVSDDIKALESGVQIVSGTPGRVNHMITDRHLNTRNIKQLILDEADEMLNRGFKEQVYSVYRYLPPTIQVVLVSATLPHDVIEITNKFMNNPFKVLVKRDELTLEGIKQFFISVEKEQWKFDTLCDLYESLIITQAVIFCNTKEKVDWLAKKMKDGNFEVCKMHGEMSQKERNDIMQRFRKGESRVLISTDLWGRGLDVQQVSLVVNYDLPNSRESYIHRIGRSGRYGRKGVAINFVKDDDIRILRDIEQYYSTQIDEMPMNISELL